The proteins below are encoded in one region of Nitrospira sp.:
- a CDS encoding oxidoreductase produces the protein MGLRLGDEAPNFTADTTAGKINFHEWLGNSWGILFSHPKDFTPVCTTELGYMARISDEFKKRNVKVLAVSVDPLDAHTGWVKDINETQGCTVSYPLIADPEKKVAGLYDMIHPNAIDNMTVRSVFVIGPDKKVKLMLTYPASCGRNFDELLRVIDSLQLTANYKVATPVNWKDGQDCIITPAVNDEEAKKIFPKGFKAVKPYLRYTPQPNK, from the coding sequence ATGGGACTGCGATTGGGCGATGAGGCCCCGAATTTTACCGCCGATACGACGGCCGGCAAGATTAACTTTCACGAATGGCTCGGTAATTCGTGGGGAATTTTGTTCTCCCACCCAAAGGATTTCACGCCGGTCTGTACGACGGAACTTGGTTATATGGCGAGAATTTCCGATGAATTCAAAAAGCGAAACGTGAAGGTGCTCGCCGTCAGCGTGGACCCGTTGGACGCGCACACCGGGTGGGTCAAAGATATCAACGAAACACAGGGGTGCACAGTCAGCTATCCGTTGATCGCGGATCCGGAGAAGAAGGTCGCTGGGTTGTACGACATGATCCATCCCAACGCCATCGATAACATGACGGTGCGGTCGGTCTTCGTCATCGGTCCGGACAAGAAGGTCAAGCTCATGCTGACCTATCCTGCGTCATGCGGGAGGAATTTCGATGAGTTGCTGCGCGTGATCGATTCGTTGCAGTTGACCGCAAATTACAAGGTGGCCACACCGGTCAACTGGAAGGATGGACAGGACTGCATCATCACCCCGGCGGTGAACGACGAAGAGGCCAAGAAAATCTTCCCCAAGGGGTTCAAGGCCGTGAAACCCTATCTTCGTTATACGCCGCAGCCCAATAAGTAA
- a CDS encoding DNA-binding response regulator — MVPPIEIDDGQNVGFSPGLLPLNAEHSCVGSRMPEVSLPARKLVVACTNVWQLAGLRAVLSSWAQFVVVAEATTPHAAIECIKRYDPTVLLVDLESWGKQTLSFLQDVRAFNQHIHVVLLSDLENPGLMKEAMDLDVAAVVLKVQPTHVLLRQLELLDSIPVKSTQQKQKAQGTELIKGALSGEDNAVRARIQRLTDREREIIDYIGKGLTNKEIAIRLDISFITVRHHLSRIFSKLGTDNRQKLLLFAHANQLVHRQTPRDDDVSSLRG, encoded by the coding sequence ATGGTCCCTCCGATAGAAATTGACGATGGACAAAACGTCGGATTTTCACCGGGTCTCCTCCCGCTGAACGCTGAACATTCCTGTGTGGGAAGCCGGATGCCTGAAGTGAGCCTCCCAGCTCGGAAGCTCGTTGTCGCCTGCACCAACGTGTGGCAGCTAGCTGGTCTCAGAGCTGTCCTGTCAAGTTGGGCGCAGTTCGTCGTGGTGGCGGAGGCGACCACACCGCATGCGGCGATCGAGTGTATCAAGCGTTACGATCCTACCGTGCTCCTGGTGGATCTCGAAAGTTGGGGCAAGCAGACATTGTCTTTCCTGCAAGACGTGCGCGCGTTCAATCAGCACATTCACGTTGTCTTATTGAGTGACCTAGAGAATCCCGGCCTCATGAAAGAGGCAATGGATCTCGATGTGGCAGCGGTGGTACTCAAGGTGCAACCGACGCATGTGCTGTTGAGGCAGCTCGAATTATTGGACAGCATTCCTGTAAAGAGCACCCAACAGAAGCAAAAGGCGCAGGGGACGGAACTCATCAAAGGCGCCTTGTCCGGCGAAGACAATGCGGTCAGGGCTCGCATTCAACGGCTCACCGACCGGGAGCGGGAGATCATTGACTACATTGGAAAGGGCCTCACGAACAAGGAAATCGCGATACGTCTGGACATTAGCTTTATCACCGTTCGTCATCACCTCAGTCGCATCTTCAGTAAGCTAGGAACTGACAATCGTCAAAAACTTCTCCTCTTTGCCCACGCCAATCAACTCGTCCATCGCCAGACCCCACGGGATGACGACGTGTCGTCTTTGCGCGGATAA